One stretch of Streptomyces sp. R21 DNA includes these proteins:
- a CDS encoding sensor histidine kinase, whose amino-acid sequence MSRPGAWWRGKSTPAKVETYTRWSFHFFAVIEIAAIGLPVLGQAGLGIGGWLLAMVGAHAVVCGVAASRALDWTRGRRDQPVRLLWALGAFTFVLANIALVVKKYGPSGDDIDTAAGTLFTGVLIFGAGAIALGVRNRRRVVAIVAGFAVGAAAVSFPLGMPGPAALGVAFAVLIGAGFMAFTSVFSVWLLNAVYALDEARETRTRLAVAEERLRFGRDLHDVMGRNLAVIALKSELAVQLARRERPEAVDQMIEVQRIARESQREVRDVVRGYRDADLGVELAGAHGVLTAAGIACAVTGEVVGLRGEVQSALGWVVREATTNVLRHGDAEHCTVMLAAAEGRVVLTVENDGVPADAGSLGAGPGRGSGLAGLRERLAGVDGVLRAGPAGDGLFRLTAEVPLTPSTAEVPPTVKEVTA is encoded by the coding sequence ATGAGCCGACCGGGGGCCTGGTGGCGTGGGAAGAGCACGCCGGCGAAGGTCGAGACGTACACGCGGTGGTCCTTCCACTTCTTCGCCGTGATCGAGATCGCGGCGATCGGGCTGCCGGTGCTCGGCCAGGCGGGGCTGGGGATCGGGGGCTGGCTGCTGGCGATGGTCGGCGCGCACGCGGTCGTCTGCGGGGTGGCCGCGTCCCGGGCGCTCGACTGGACCCGAGGCCGCCGCGACCAGCCCGTACGGCTCCTGTGGGCGCTCGGCGCGTTCACCTTCGTGCTCGCGAACATCGCGCTCGTCGTGAAGAAGTACGGTCCGTCCGGCGACGACATCGACACCGCCGCGGGCACGCTCTTCACCGGCGTGCTGATCTTCGGCGCGGGCGCCATCGCGCTCGGCGTGCGCAACCGGCGGCGGGTGGTCGCGATCGTCGCGGGCTTCGCCGTCGGGGCGGCGGCCGTGTCCTTCCCGCTGGGCATGCCCGGCCCCGCCGCGCTCGGCGTGGCGTTCGCGGTGCTCATCGGTGCCGGATTCATGGCCTTCACCTCCGTCTTCTCCGTCTGGCTGCTCAACGCCGTCTACGCCCTCGACGAGGCCCGCGAGACCCGCACCCGGCTCGCCGTCGCCGAGGAACGGCTCCGCTTCGGGCGCGACCTGCACGACGTGATGGGCCGCAACCTCGCGGTCATCGCGCTGAAGAGCGAGCTGGCCGTACAGCTCGCACGGCGGGAACGGCCCGAGGCGGTGGACCAGATGATCGAGGTGCAGCGGATCGCCCGGGAGTCGCAGCGGGAGGTGCGGGATGTCGTACGGGGATATCGGGATGCCGACCTGGGCGTCGAACTCGCCGGTGCGCACGGCGTGTTGACCGCAGCTGGGATAGCTTGCGCCGTGACCGGCGAGGTGGTCGGGCTGCGGGGCGAGGTGCAGTCTGCGCTCGGCTGGGTCGTACGGGAGGCGACGACCAACGTGCTGCGGCACGGGGACGCCGAGCACTGCACGGTGATGCTGGCGGCGGCCGAGGGGCGCGTGGTGCTCACCGTCGAGAACGACGGGGTGCCGGCGGATGCGGGATCGCTCGGCGCTGGGCCGGGGCGGGGGTCCGGGCTCGCGGGGCTGCGGGAGCGGCTGGCCGGGGTCGACGGGGTGCTGCGGGCGGGGCCCGCGGGGGACGGGCTGTTCCGCCTGACTGCCGAGGTGCCGCTGACGCCGAGCACCGCCGAGGTACCGCCGACTGTGAAGGAGGTCACCGCATGA
- a CDS encoding phosphoribosylaminoimidazolesuccinocarboxamide synthase codes for MSGFVEKPEPLQVPGLVHLHTGKVRDLYQNEAGDLIMVASDRMSAYDWVLPTEIPDKGRVLTQLSLWWFDQLVDLAPNHVLSTELPPGAPADWQGRTLVCKSLRMVPVECVARGYLTGSGLVEYNDSRTVCGLALPEGLTDGSELPAPIFTPATKAAVGEHDENVSYEEVVRQVGADTAAQLRQATLAVYARARDIARERGIILADTKFEFGFDGETLVLADEVLTPDSSRFWPAETWEPGRAQPSYDKQFVRDWLTSAESGWDRRSEQPPPALPQQVVDATRAKYIDAYERLTGANWS; via the coding sequence GTGTCCGGATTCGTCGAAAAGCCCGAGCCCCTCCAGGTCCCGGGTCTGGTACATCTGCACACCGGCAAGGTGCGCGACCTGTACCAGAACGAGGCGGGCGACCTCATCATGGTTGCCAGCGACCGCATGTCCGCCTACGACTGGGTGCTCCCCACGGAGATCCCGGACAAGGGCCGCGTGCTCACCCAGCTTTCGCTCTGGTGGTTCGACCAGCTCGTCGACCTGGCGCCGAACCACGTCCTGAGCACCGAACTCCCGCCGGGCGCCCCCGCCGACTGGCAGGGCCGGACGCTCGTGTGCAAGTCGCTGCGGATGGTCCCCGTGGAGTGCGTGGCGCGCGGCTACCTCACCGGCTCGGGCCTGGTCGAGTACAACGACTCCCGCACCGTCTGCGGCCTCGCCCTCCCCGAGGGCCTGACCGACGGTTCGGAGCTGCCCGCGCCGATCTTCACCCCGGCCACCAAGGCCGCGGTCGGCGAGCACGACGAGAACGTGTCGTACGAGGAGGTCGTCCGCCAGGTCGGCGCGGACACGGCGGCCCAGCTGCGCCAGGCGACGCTCGCCGTCTACGCCCGCGCCCGCGACATCGCGCGCGAGCGGGGCATCATCCTCGCGGACACGAAGTTCGAGTTCGGCTTCGACGGGGAGACGCTCGTCCTCGCCGACGAGGTGCTCACCCCGGACTCGTCCCGCTTCTGGCCGGCCGAGACCTGGGAGCCGGGCCGCGCCCAGCCGTCGTACGACAAGCAGTTCGTGCGCGACTGGCTGACCTCCGCCGAGTCCGGCTGGGACCGCAGGAGCGAGCAGCCGCCGCCGGCCCTGCCCCAGCAGGTGGTGGACGCGACGCGCGCGAAGTACATCGACGCGTACGAGCGCCTGACAGGCGCGAACTGGTCATGA
- a CDS encoding response regulator yields MSVRLLLADDEHLIRGALAALLGLEDDLVVVAEAATGPEALAMARAHAPDVAVLDLQMPGADGVRVATSLRAELPECRVLIVTSHGRPGHLKRALAAGVRGFVPKTVSAQRLAEIIRTVHAGNRYVDPELAADAISAGDSPLTAREAEVLEFAADGAPVAEIAERAALSQGTVRNYLSSAVSKLGAENRHTAVRLARERGWV; encoded by the coding sequence ATGAGCGTGCGGCTGCTGCTCGCCGATGACGAGCATCTGATCCGGGGAGCACTCGCCGCGCTGCTGGGGCTGGAGGACGACCTGGTCGTGGTGGCCGAGGCGGCCACCGGTCCGGAGGCGCTGGCGATGGCGCGGGCACACGCGCCCGACGTCGCCGTCCTCGATCTGCAGATGCCGGGCGCCGACGGTGTGAGGGTGGCCACATCTCTGCGGGCCGAACTGCCCGAGTGCCGGGTGCTGATCGTGACGAGCCATGGCCGCCCCGGGCATCTGAAGCGGGCGCTTGCGGCGGGTGTGCGCGGGTTCGTCCCCAAGACCGTCAGTGCGCAGCGGCTCGCGGAGATCATCCGTACGGTGCACGCGGGAAACCGTTATGTGGACCCGGAGTTGGCCGCCGACGCGATCTCCGCCGGGGACTCGCCGCTGACCGCGCGCGAGGCCGAGGTGCTCGAATTCGCCGCCGACGGGGCGCCCGTCGCGGAGATCGCGGAGCGGGCCGCGCTGTCGCAGGGGACCGTACGGAACTACCTGTCGTCCGCCGTCTCCAAGCTCGGGGCGGAGAACCGGCACACGGCGGTGCGTCTCGCGCGGGAGCGGGGTTGGGTATAG